The Verrucomicrobium spinosum DSM 4136 = JCM 18804 genome includes a region encoding these proteins:
- a CDS encoding SGNH/GDSL hydrolase family protein, with the protein MKSKPSFSRLAIALAALSAFVTSLTAADAPLVKTGTKVAFLGDSITQGGASHPGGYVRLVESGLKAAGINIVAIPAGISGHKSNDMLARLDKDVISKTPDVMTLSCGVNDVWHGPRGVELDAYKKNITEIVDRAQKAGIQVVILTSTLIGPKLDDANNTKAKAYNEFLRDLAKERKLPVADLNADMIEAQSKDAPGGGKVNVTTDGVHMNYLGNLMMAKGVLKSFGLSSADLAKAEASWQTIPDAVTVTAKAKLSLKQMEALEAYAAKQKKSVDAVIAEMLQAAVAGAVK; encoded by the coding sequence ATGAAGTCAAAACCGTCCTTCTCCCGCCTCGCCATCGCGCTGGCCGCCTTGTCCGCCTTTGTCACCTCCCTTACGGCGGCAGATGCTCCTCTGGTCAAAACGGGCACCAAGGTCGCGTTCCTTGGCGATTCCATCACCCAGGGCGGAGCGAGCCATCCTGGTGGCTATGTGCGCCTGGTTGAGAGCGGGCTCAAAGCCGCTGGCATCAACATCGTGGCCATCCCGGCGGGCATCAGCGGCCACAAGTCCAACGACATGCTGGCCCGTCTGGACAAGGATGTGATCAGCAAGACGCCGGACGTCATGACCCTGAGCTGCGGCGTCAATGACGTCTGGCATGGGCCTCGTGGTGTGGAGCTGGATGCCTACAAGAAGAACATCACGGAGATCGTGGATCGCGCTCAAAAAGCCGGCATCCAGGTGGTCATCCTCACTTCCACCCTCATCGGCCCCAAGCTGGATGATGCCAACAACACCAAGGCCAAGGCCTACAACGAATTCCTTCGTGATCTGGCCAAGGAGCGCAAGCTGCCGGTCGCAGACCTCAATGCCGACATGATCGAAGCACAGTCCAAAGACGCCCCTGGCGGCGGCAAAGTAAATGTCACCACCGACGGCGTGCACATGAACTACCTGGGCAATCTCATGATGGCCAAAGGGGTGCTGAAGAGCTTCGGCCTCAGCAGTGCCGATCTCGCCAAGGCAGAAGCGAGCTGGCAGACCATTCCCGATGCGGTGACCGTGACCGCCAAGGCCAAGCTCAGCTTGAAACAGATGGAGGCCCTGGAAGCCTACGCCGCTAAACAGAAGAAGTCTGTGGATGCGGTGATCGCGGAGATGCTGCAGGCCGCGGTGGCGGGAGCGGTGAAATAG
- a CDS encoding LysR substrate-binding domain-containing protein — MELRHLRYFTAVADTLNFHRAAEILHVAQPALSSQIKSLEEELNVQLFIRNTRSVNLTHAGRVFLEEARIVLSAANQAEKRARHADQGLVGTLRVGIIAPTANAWLAKILRCFHQKFPGVQLSLFDLTSTEQLHRLRAGELDAGLLRPPVGFAELDSMHVEESSQLLAMPTGHRLSRKEKLTWADFDGEGLVMMDPRVQHGYYDSFLAECAKVGATPRAVQYAHDIQTKMWLISAGFGVAPTTATLAQVKRPGLIFRPLPKGLPKVQTVLVWRKQDESPILANFRGCFKELAAES, encoded by the coding sequence ATGGAACTGCGACATTTGCGTTACTTTACTGCGGTGGCAGACACTTTAAACTTTCACCGTGCAGCGGAGATTCTTCATGTCGCACAGCCCGCTTTGAGTTCGCAGATCAAATCTCTGGAGGAAGAACTCAACGTCCAGCTTTTCATTCGCAACACGCGATCCGTCAATCTCACCCACGCGGGAAGAGTCTTTCTTGAGGAAGCTCGCATCGTATTGTCTGCCGCCAATCAGGCGGAGAAACGGGCACGCCATGCGGACCAGGGGCTGGTGGGCACCTTGAGAGTAGGCATCATTGCGCCCACGGCGAATGCGTGGCTGGCCAAGATCCTTCGTTGTTTCCATCAGAAGTTCCCGGGCGTGCAGCTGTCCCTCTTTGACCTGACGAGCACGGAGCAACTGCATCGACTCCGCGCCGGGGAATTGGACGCCGGCTTGCTGCGGCCGCCGGTGGGTTTCGCGGAGCTGGACTCCATGCATGTGGAGGAATCCAGCCAGCTCCTGGCCATGCCCACCGGCCACCGCCTGTCACGCAAAGAGAAGCTGACCTGGGCTGACTTTGACGGCGAGGGGCTCGTGATGATGGACCCGCGGGTGCAGCACGGGTACTACGATTCATTCCTCGCCGAGTGCGCCAAAGTGGGTGCCACGCCACGAGCAGTACAGTATGCTCACGACATCCAGACCAAGATGTGGCTCATCTCCGCCGGCTTCGGCGTCGCCCCCACCACAGCGACCCTGGCCCAGGTCAAACGCCCCGGCCTCATCTTCCGCCCGCTGCCCAAAGGGCTGCCCAAGGTGCAAACCGTGCTGGTCTGGCGGAAGCAGGATGAGTCCCCGATCCTGGCGAACTTCCGGGGTTGTTTCAAAGAGCTGGCGGCGGAGTCGTGA
- a CDS encoding efflux RND transporter permease subunit, whose translation MWIVRLALRRPYTFVVLALVLLLSTPVILLRTPTDIFPSINIPVISIIWQYAGLSPQEVEQRILYIHERSLSATVNDIEHIESNSYNGVGIIKVFLRPGASVDAGVAQLTAVAQTILRQMPPGQTPPLVIRYNASTVPILQYAFTSNKMSEQEIYDTAQNQVRVALASVQGAQIPWPYGGKTRVVSVDLDLTALKSKNLTARDVVNAMDAQNLILPAGTAKIKETEYNVGVNSSPRVLDELNNLPVKTVNGATIYVRDVAQVRDGYQPQQNVVRKDGVRGVLLTIMKSGMASTLQVVDSVKGELPRLLAGLPDDLKVEEFADQSLFVRAAVNGVVHEGIIAAALTALMILLFLGSWRSTVIIAVSIPLSVLASIAILSALGETINLMTLGGLALAVGILVDDATVEIENVHRHMSMGKPFVQAILDGSKEIALPAFVSTLCICIVFVPMFFLTGVARYLFVPLAEAVVFAMMASYFISRTLVPTLIAWFYKNVPHHAPEDAAHGGQGQGAPGKKPFLLARPFVAFQRGFERAFASFHAGYQRLLGAVLQQRVAFVILFLAMAAGSLALVPQLGQDFFPQVDAGQMKLHLRARSGTRIEETARLVDAVEQVIRKEIPSHEIAGILDNIGIPNSGISLSYSNNGLYGTGDADVLVSLKHGHQPTEEHVRRLRLRLNKEFPGTTFYFLPADIVSQTLNFGLPAPFDVQIYGRNQTANRALAARLADKIRAIPGAVDVRVQQPADQPQFTVEVDREKAAEIGLTERDVANSVLLSLSGSGQVQPLYWLNPTNGIQYLINARTPEREMDSLANLEAIPVSRSQAGEGDGQLLSNLATLKRGQGPGVISHFNVQPVIDVFGGVSGRDLGGVVSDVQKLVDEMQHELPKGTYILMRGQAETMRSSFHGLGLGMIMAIALIYMLLVVNFQSWVDPFIIITALVGAIAGVVWGLFLTQTTLNVPALMGAIMSLGVATANSVLIVSFARDNVLQGATPLQAAFNAGSTRIRAVLMTALAMVIGMVPMSLGVGEGGEQNAPLARAVIGGLTLATLATLFFVPAVFSLLHRPKVTVLDPLLMDEDDAALPAAAMKSAVS comes from the coding sequence ATGTGGATTGTCCGTCTTGCGCTTCGGCGTCCTTATACCTTTGTCGTTCTGGCATTGGTGCTCCTCCTGTCCACGCCGGTCATCCTTCTCAGGACCCCTACGGACATCTTCCCGTCGATCAACATCCCGGTGATCTCCATCATCTGGCAGTATGCAGGATTGAGCCCGCAGGAGGTGGAGCAGCGCATTCTCTACATTCACGAGCGCTCGTTGAGCGCGACGGTCAATGACATTGAGCACATTGAGTCGAACTCCTATAACGGGGTGGGGATTATCAAAGTGTTCCTCCGCCCAGGTGCCTCCGTGGATGCGGGCGTGGCCCAGTTGACAGCGGTGGCGCAGACCATCTTGAGACAGATGCCGCCGGGCCAGACGCCGCCGCTGGTGATCCGGTACAACGCCTCCACGGTGCCGATTCTGCAGTATGCCTTTACCAGCAACAAGATGTCCGAGCAGGAGATCTATGACACGGCGCAGAATCAGGTGCGCGTGGCTCTGGCCAGTGTGCAGGGGGCACAGATCCCCTGGCCCTATGGTGGCAAGACGCGGGTGGTTTCCGTGGACCTGGACCTCACGGCGCTCAAGTCCAAGAACCTCACAGCGCGGGATGTGGTGAACGCCATGGATGCGCAGAACCTCATTCTCCCGGCCGGTACGGCCAAGATCAAGGAGACGGAATACAACGTGGGGGTGAACAGCAGCCCGCGGGTGCTGGATGAACTCAACAACCTGCCGGTGAAGACGGTGAACGGGGCCACCATCTATGTGCGGGATGTGGCGCAGGTGCGCGATGGTTATCAACCGCAGCAGAACGTGGTGCGCAAGGACGGCGTGCGCGGGGTGTTGCTCACCATCATGAAGAGCGGCATGGCCTCCACTCTCCAGGTGGTGGACAGTGTGAAGGGCGAGTTGCCGCGACTGCTGGCGGGCCTCCCGGACGATCTGAAGGTGGAAGAGTTTGCCGACCAGTCCCTCTTCGTGCGGGCGGCGGTGAATGGGGTGGTGCATGAGGGCATCATCGCGGCGGCGCTGACAGCGTTGATGATCCTCCTCTTCCTTGGCTCATGGCGCAGCACCGTTATCATTGCCGTCTCCATCCCGCTGTCGGTATTGGCCTCCATTGCCATCCTGAGTGCGCTGGGGGAGACCATCAACCTCATGACGCTGGGCGGCCTGGCCCTGGCCGTGGGCATCCTGGTGGACGATGCCACGGTGGAGATTGAGAACGTGCACCGGCACATGAGCATGGGGAAACCCTTCGTGCAGGCCATTCTGGACGGGTCCAAGGAAATTGCGCTCCCTGCCTTCGTGTCCACCCTCTGTATCTGCATCGTGTTCGTGCCCATGTTCTTCCTCACGGGGGTGGCGCGTTACCTCTTTGTGCCGCTGGCAGAGGCGGTGGTGTTCGCCATGATGGCCAGCTACTTCATCTCCCGTACGCTGGTGCCCACCTTGATCGCCTGGTTCTACAAGAACGTGCCCCATCATGCCCCGGAAGATGCGGCTCACGGCGGACAGGGCCAGGGTGCCCCCGGGAAGAAGCCGTTCCTTCTGGCGCGTCCTTTCGTGGCTTTCCAGCGCGGCTTCGAGCGTGCGTTCGCCAGCTTCCACGCCGGCTATCAGCGGTTGTTGGGGGCGGTGCTGCAGCAGCGGGTGGCCTTTGTCATCCTTTTCCTGGCCATGGCCGCAGGGTCCCTGGCCCTGGTGCCGCAGTTGGGACAGGATTTCTTCCCGCAGGTGGATGCCGGGCAGATGAAGCTCCACCTCCGTGCCCGCAGCGGGACGCGGATCGAGGAAACCGCCCGGCTGGTGGACGCGGTGGAGCAGGTCATCCGCAAGGAGATCCCCTCCCATGAGATTGCCGGCATCCTGGACAACATCGGGATTCCCAACTCCGGCATCAGCCTTTCGTACTCCAACAACGGCCTCTACGGCACGGGGGATGCGGACGTTTTGGTGTCCCTGAAACATGGCCACCAGCCCACAGAGGAGCATGTGCGCCGTCTGCGCCTGCGCCTGAACAAGGAGTTTCCCGGAACCACCTTCTACTTCCTGCCGGCCGACATCGTGAGCCAGACGCTGAACTTCGGTCTGCCGGCGCCCTTTGACGTGCAGATCTACGGGCGTAATCAGACGGCCAACCGGGCGCTGGCGGCGAGGCTGGCCGACAAGATTCGCGCCATTCCCGGCGCGGTGGATGTGCGGGTGCAGCAGCCTGCGGACCAGCCCCAGTTCACCGTGGAGGTGGATCGCGAGAAGGCCGCCGAGATCGGCCTCACCGAGCGTGATGTGGCCAACTCTGTGCTGCTGAGCCTGAGCGGCAGCGGCCAGGTGCAGCCCCTCTACTGGCTGAACCCCACCAATGGCATTCAGTACCTCATCAATGCTCGTACCCCGGAGCGTGAGATGGACTCCCTGGCGAATCTGGAGGCCATTCCGGTAAGCCGCAGCCAGGCGGGTGAAGGAGACGGGCAGCTCCTGTCCAACCTGGCCACCCTGAAGCGCGGTCAGGGGCCGGGCGTGATCTCGCACTTCAACGTGCAGCCGGTGATCGACGTCTTCGGCGGCGTGAGCGGCCGGGACCTGGGCGGCGTGGTGAGCGATGTGCAGAAGCTGGTGGATGAGATGCAGCATGAACTGCCCAAGGGCACCTACATCCTGATGCGGGGCCAGGCAGAGACCATGCGGAGCAGCTTCCACGGACTGGGCCTGGGCATGATCATGGCCATTGCTCTGATCTACATGCTGCTGGTGGTGAACTTCCAGAGCTGGGTGGACCCCTTCATCATCATCACCGCGCTGGTGGGCGCCATTGCCGGGGTGGTGTGGGGCCTGTTCCTCACCCAGACCACGCTGAACGTGCCTGCGCTGATGGGTGCCATCATGAGCCTGGGTGTTGCTACCGCGAACTCGGTGCTCATTGTGAGCTTTGCCCGGGACAACGTGTTGCAGGGGGCGACCCCGCTGCAGGCGGCCTTCAACGCCGGCAGCACCCGCATCCGTGCCGTGCTCATGACGGCCCTGGCCATGGTCATCGGCATGGTGCCCATGAGTCTCGGCGTGGGTGAGGGGGGCGAACAGAACGCCCCGCTCGCCCGGGCGGTGATCGGTGGTCTGACCCTGGCCACGCTGGCCACCCTCTTCTTCGTGCCGGCGGTGTTCTCCCTGCTGCATCGCCCTAAGGTGACCGTGCTGGATCCGCTCCTCATGGACGAGGACGACGCTGCCCTGCCCGCCGCAGCCATGAAGTCCGCAGTTTCCTAG
- a CDS encoding efflux RND transporter periplasmic adaptor subunit — protein sequence MNADIPATPGAPVTRPPEPFSVPPGRRPRLSLYYLGTILLAGAGVYFGMVPRLQQKALVAAETQELSTPTFDTVNPGPGKVPEGLTLSAELKPIIETPVYARASGYVRAWSVDLGAVVKAGDLLAELETPELDREVAEAHATLQQAEAARALAETTAKRWATLAETRLVSTQEVDEKRADLTLKTAAVNAERARVQRLEQLVDFSKITAPFAGTITARQVDVGELVSAGSSHELFRLARTDRLRAYIRVPQSQSRAVKLGQIAEIALPEAQGRTFEAKVVRTAGAIDAASRTLLTELEIDNSKGEILAGSYARVRLAHAQENVTLTLPANTLLFRAEGIQAGVIDANNKVQLRTLKLGRDFGPSVEILDGVTVADRVILNPPDSLLQGAMVRPATPAKPEVTTAAR from the coding sequence ATGAACGCTGACATTCCCGCCACCCCCGGCGCTCCGGTGACCCGTCCGCCTGAACCCTTCTCCGTGCCTCCCGGCAGACGCCCCCGGCTGAGTCTCTATTACCTGGGCACCATCCTCCTGGCAGGTGCCGGGGTGTACTTTGGCATGGTTCCCCGTTTGCAGCAGAAGGCGCTCGTGGCCGCAGAGACGCAGGAACTCTCCACGCCCACGTTTGACACGGTCAACCCCGGGCCAGGCAAGGTGCCGGAAGGTCTGACCCTGTCTGCCGAGCTTAAGCCGATCATCGAAACACCCGTGTACGCCCGTGCGAGCGGATATGTGCGGGCCTGGTCGGTGGACCTCGGCGCGGTGGTGAAGGCGGGCGACCTGCTGGCGGAACTGGAGACGCCGGAGCTGGATCGTGAAGTGGCCGAGGCCCATGCGACCCTGCAGCAGGCCGAGGCGGCTCGTGCCCTGGCAGAGACCACCGCCAAGCGGTGGGCGACTCTGGCAGAAACCCGCCTGGTGAGCACGCAGGAGGTGGATGAAAAACGCGCTGACCTCACGCTGAAAACGGCCGCTGTCAATGCCGAGCGCGCCCGCGTGCAGAGGCTGGAGCAGTTGGTGGATTTCTCAAAGATCACCGCGCCCTTTGCCGGCACCATCACCGCCCGCCAGGTGGATGTGGGGGAGCTCGTGAGCGCGGGCAGCAGCCATGAGCTCTTTCGCCTTGCCCGTACGGACCGCTTGCGTGCGTACATCCGTGTTCCCCAGAGCCAGTCTCGCGCCGTGAAGCTGGGGCAGATTGCGGAGATCGCCCTCCCTGAGGCGCAGGGACGCACGTTTGAGGCCAAAGTCGTGCGCACCGCCGGTGCGATCGATGCGGCCTCCCGCACGCTGCTGACCGAGCTGGAGATCGACAACTCCAAGGGCGAGATCCTCGCCGGCAGCTATGCCCGGGTGCGCCTGGCACATGCCCAGGAGAATGTGACGCTGACGCTCCCTGCCAACACCCTTCTCTTCCGTGCCGAGGGCATCCAGGCTGGCGTCATCGACGCCAACAACAAGGTGCAACTCCGCACGCTCAAGCTGGGGCGTGACTTCGGACCCAGTGTGGAGATCCTGGACGGCGTGACCGTGGCCGACCGTGTGATCTTGAACCCGCCCGACTCCCTGTTGCAGGGAGCGATGGTGCGGCCTGCCACGCCCGCCAAGCCGGAAGTGACCACGGCGGCGCGGTGA
- a CDS encoding SgcJ/EcaC family oxidoreductase, whose product MPAAPADGDVNKEITDLYHHLLAAWNARDASGMAALFHGDGSVVGFDGSQMNGRAAIAAELGDIFARYPTAAFVGLIREIRALGPEGVLLRAEVGMVPRDLADINPALNAIQSLVAVRLPSGVWRIALFQNTPAAFHGRPELSERLTEELRAEVQRLHSNPHAHSQPPTAS is encoded by the coding sequence ATGCCTGCCGCACCTGCTGATGGGGACGTGAACAAGGAGATCACAGACCTTTACCACCACCTGCTGGCAGCGTGGAATGCCCGGGACGCCAGCGGGATGGCGGCCCTTTTTCACGGGGATGGCAGCGTGGTGGGCTTCGACGGCAGTCAGATGAATGGACGGGCCGCGATCGCCGCAGAGCTGGGCGACATCTTTGCCAGGTATCCCACCGCCGCGTTTGTGGGGCTGATCCGGGAGATCCGTGCTCTGGGGCCGGAGGGCGTGCTGCTGCGTGCGGAGGTGGGGATGGTGCCGCGGGATCTGGCGGACATCAATCCGGCGCTGAATGCCATCCAGAGTCTGGTGGCGGTGCGCCTGCCGTCTGGCGTGTGGAGGATCGCGTTGTTTCAAAACACCCCGGCGGCGTTTCACGGCCGGCCAGAGTTGAGTGAGAGACTGACGGAAGAGCTGCGTGCGGAGGTGCAAAGATTGCACTCAAACCCGCACGCGCATTCCCAGCCGCCTACGGCGAGCTGA
- a CDS encoding zinc-dependent alcohol dehydrogenase, whose amino-acid sequence MKALTLVAPSTFEFGDAPAPQPQQGEVLVDIKACGICGSDLHGMDGRSGRRIPPIIMGHEAAGEISAVGEGVTDWKVGDRVTFDSTEYCGHCPDCKAGNVNLCKNRKVLGVSCGDYRRHGCFADQVALPQHILYRLPDGLAYEKAAFAEPVSIALHAVNLAPKPNAHSPALTTRQEMAVVVGAGLIGLLVLQALKARGWNKVYAVDLDDSRLALAKQLGAEDAFNAKEEGLAAKLRELGGGDGVDASFEVVGAAAPVDLAIRSVRKGGTVVLVGNLQPNVPFPLQEVVTRQITLRGSCACAGEYPEAIERIEDGTIQVQPLLSVVAPLSEGGDWFHKGVQPGNGLLKVVLTPEG is encoded by the coding sequence ATGAAAGCACTGACCCTTGTCGCCCCCTCTACTTTCGAATTTGGTGATGCTCCCGCCCCCCAGCCCCAGCAGGGCGAGGTGCTGGTGGACATCAAGGCCTGCGGCATCTGCGGCAGTGATCTGCACGGCATGGACGGCCGCAGCGGCCGCCGCATCCCCCCCATCATCATGGGCCATGAGGCTGCCGGTGAAATCTCCGCCGTGGGTGAAGGCGTGACCGACTGGAAGGTGGGGGACCGCGTGACCTTCGACTCCACGGAGTACTGCGGACACTGCCCCGACTGCAAGGCGGGCAATGTGAACCTGTGCAAGAACCGCAAAGTCCTGGGGGTCTCCTGTGGCGACTACCGCCGCCACGGCTGCTTCGCCGACCAGGTGGCCCTGCCCCAGCACATCCTCTACCGCCTGCCAGACGGCCTCGCCTATGAGAAGGCCGCCTTCGCCGAGCCCGTGAGCATTGCCCTGCACGCGGTGAACCTGGCCCCCAAGCCGAATGCCCACTCCCCCGCCCTGACCACCCGTCAGGAGATGGCTGTGGTGGTGGGCGCAGGCCTCATCGGCCTGCTGGTGCTGCAGGCGCTAAAGGCTCGCGGCTGGAACAAGGTGTACGCCGTGGATCTGGACGACTCCCGTCTGGCTCTGGCCAAACAACTGGGCGCGGAAGACGCCTTTAACGCCAAAGAAGAAGGCCTGGCCGCCAAGCTGCGCGAACTGGGTGGCGGCGATGGCGTGGACGCCAGCTTCGAGGTGGTGGGTGCCGCCGCGCCGGTGGACCTCGCCATCCGCAGTGTGCGCAAGGGCGGCACGGTGGTGCTGGTGGGCAACCTCCAGCCAAATGTGCCCTTCCCGCTCCAGGAAGTGGTGACCCGCCAGATCACGCTGCGTGGCTCCTGCGCCTGCGCCGGGGAGTATCCCGAGGCGATCGAGCGCATCGAAGACGGCACCATCCAGGTACAGCCCCTTCTCAGCGTGGTGGCCCCGCTCAGCGAGGGCGGCGACTGGTTCCACAAGGGCGTGCAGCCGGGCAACGGCCTGCTCAAGGTGGTGCTGACGCCGGAAGGCTGA